A stretch of Salvelinus alpinus chromosome 4, SLU_Salpinus.1, whole genome shotgun sequence DNA encodes these proteins:
- the LOC139573364 gene encoding gastrula zinc finger protein XlCGF48.2-like, with the protein MLVASWLTWLARQLFFKKNMSKMEYLRVFLNQKLIAAAEEIFGVVEETIAEYQEEVSHTKEENSRLRSMLDIRSKPQIKLHRRADLQQLTVTVSDEQQDWNPSLGQKDPEPTRMKDEQNEPRTSQEDENPFNEFINSYGCVSSDYYQDPTQSSLEERYSLPSTSTEQIKTEPYVEDYGVSEPTRESQPFSAVDRECSASQSENRGHIDRMESGGPLSGLTLKPLKSKRTKTVKGQSSHSVQDRELNHLKSHSRPSVSWDAAPSCKVCGKQFDSMASLLNHVQMHTQDKEHLCGVCGKFCQSTESMIDHLQTHIGAKCCHICGKYFAWDTFLKRHLRSHTGEKPFHCHDCGKGFTQRGHLNLHMRSHTGEKPHQCQDCGKCFSQNTSLIVHMRTHTGEKPYMCPVCRKCFTTSSMLKKHQTAHKYVGVVNVANATMDSDHTEPREEGLQGGEHMTDPCVGGENQTAD; encoded by the exons atgttggtagctagctggctaacttggcTAGCTAGACAGCTTTTCTTCAAAAAAAATATGTCTAAAATGGAGTACTTGAGAGTGTTTCTCAACCAGAAATTAATAGCTGCAGCTGAAGAGATATTTGGTGTCGTTGAAGAAACGATAGCAGAGTACCAGGAAGAGGTTTCTCACACAAAGGAGGAGAACAGCCGTCTACGGAGCATGCTTGATATTCGTTCTAAGCCACAGATCAAGTTACATAGACGAGCAG ACCTCCAGCAGCTCACTGTCACCGTGTCTGATGAGCAGCAGGATTGGAACCCCAGTCTGGGGCAGAAGGACCCAGAACCCACACGGATGAAAGATGAACAGAATGAACCAAGGACCAGTCAGGAGGATGAGAATCCTTTCAATGAGTTTATAAACTCTTACGGCTGTGTATCAAGTGACTATTATCAGGACCCAACTCAGTCCTCACTTGAAGAGAGATACTCTCTACCCAGCACCTCAACTGAACAGATCAAAACAGAACCGTATGTAGAAGACTATGGTGTATCAGAACCAACCAGAGAGTCTCAGCCCTTCTCTGCAGTAGATAGAGAGTGTTCTGCATCTCAGAGTGAAAACAGAGGACATATTGACAGGATGGAGAGTGGAGGACCTCTGTCAGGTCTAACGTTAAAGCCACTCAAATCAAAGAGAACAAAGACGGTAAAAGGACAAAGTTCTCATAGTGTTCAGGACAGGGAATTGAACCATCTAAAATCACACTCGAGACCCAGTGTAAGCTGGGATGCTGCTCCTAGTTGTAAGGTATGTGGAAAGCAATTTGACTCCATGGCTTCTTTATTAAATCACGTGCAAATGCACACACAGGATAAAGAACAtctttgtggtgtgtgtggaaaATTCTGTCAGTCCACAGAAAGTATGATAGATCACCTACAAACTCACATCGGAGCAAAGTGTTGTCATATTTGTGGTAAATATTTTGCTTGGGATACTTTCCTGAAAAGGCATTTGAGGAGTCATACAGGGGAGAAGCCGTTTCACTGTCATGATTGTGGCAAAGGATTTACTCAGCGTGGACACCTAAACTTACATATGAGGagccacacaggggagaaaccacaTCAATGCCAGGATTGTGGCAAATGTTTCAGCCAGAATACATCTCTGATAGTGCACATGAGgactcacacaggggagaagccataCATGTGTCCTGTGTGTAGGAAATGCTTTACCACATCAAGTATGTTAAAGAAGCATCAGACAGCTCACAAATATGTAGGTGTCGTGAATGTGGCCAATGCCACAATGGATTCAGACCATACCGAGCCACGTGAAGAGGGTTTACAAGGAGGAGAACACATGACTGATCCCTGTGTGGGGGGAGAGAATCAGACAGCAGACTGA
- the LOC139573363 gene encoding gastrula zinc finger protein XlCGF48.2-like yields MSKIELLRMFLNQRLIAAAEEIFGVVEETIAEYQEEVSRTREENNRLRLTLDIRTKPDIKLHRHDLQQLTVTVSDEVVSPEQQEWSPSLGQKDPEPTRMKDEPRTSQEDENPFNEFINSYGCVSSDYYQDPTQSSLEERYSLPSTSTEQIKTEPYVEDYGVSEPTRESQPFSAVDRECSAAQSENRGHIDRMESGGPLSGLTLKPLKSKRTKTVKGQSSHSVKDRKLNHLKSHSRPSVSWDASPSCKVCGKQFDSMASLLNHVQTHTQDKEHLCGVCGKFCQSTESMIDHLQTHIGAKCCHVCGKYFAWDAFLKRHLRSHTGEKPFRCHHCGKGFSQSGNLAVHMKSHSGEKPHRCPVCGKCFSRNPDLTVHIRTHTGVKPYKGSIVAKDSSRIITGNYT; encoded by the exons ATGTCTAAAATAGAGTTATTGAGAATGTTTCTAAACCAGAGATTAATAGCGGCAGCTGAGGAGATATTTGGTGTCGTTGAAGAAACGATAGCAGAGTACCAGGAAGAGGTTTCTCGCACAAGGGAGGAGAACAATCGTCTACGGCTCACGCTCGATATCCGTACTAAGCCAGATATCAAGTTACATAGACACG atctCCAGCAGCTAACTGTCACCGTGTCTGATGAGGTGGTGTCCCCTGAGCAGCAGGAGTGGAGCCCCAGTCTGGGGCAGAAGGACCCAGAACCCACACGGATGAAAGATGAACCAAGGACCAGTCAGGAGGATGAGAATCCTTTCAATGAGTTTATAAACTCTTACGGCTGTGTATCAAGTGACTATTATCAGGACCCAACTCAGTCCTCACTTGAAGAGAGGTACTCTCTACCCAGCACCTCAACTGAACAGATCAAAACAGAACCTTATGTAGAAGACTATGGTGTATCAGAACCAACCAGAGAGTCTCAGCCCTTCTCTGCAGTAGATAGAGAGTGTTCTGCAGCTCAGAGTGAAAACAGAGGACATATTGACAGGATGGAGAGTGGAGGACCTCTGTCAGGTCTAACGTTAAAGCCACTCAAATCAAAGAGAACAAAGACGGTAAAAGGACAAAGTTCTCATAGTGTTAAGGACAGGAAATTGAACCATCTAAAATCACACTCGAGACCCAGTGTAAGCTGGGATGCTTCTCCTAGTTGTAAGGTATGTGGAAAGCAATTTGACTCCATGGCTTCTTTATTAAATCACGTGCAAACGCACACACAGGATAAAGAACAtctttgtggtgtgtgtggaaaATTCTGTCAGTCCACAGAAAGTATGATAGATCACCTACAAACTCACATCGGAGCAAAGTGTTGTCATGTTTGTGGTAAATATTTTGCTTGGGATGCTTTCCTGAAAAGGCATTTGAGGAGTCATACAGGGGAGAAGCCGTTTCGCTGTCATCATTGTGGCAAAGGATTCAGTCAGAGTGGAAACCTGGCTGTGCATATGAAGAGCCACTCTGGGGAGAAACCACATCGCTGCCCTGTTTGTGGCAAATGTTTCAGCAGAAACCCTGATCTGACAGTGCACATCAGGACTCATACAGGGGTGAAACCATATAAGGGCAGTATTGTGGCCAAGGATTCAAGCAGAATTATCACCGGAAACTACACATGA